The Sagittula stellata E-37 sequence CCGCTTCGGTGACGCTGCGATGCGGCTTCCGCGCTGTAGGCCAAGGTCGGCTTTGGGCCGGAAGCGACTGACGACATGGGAGTGTCGGCACATCTAGCAGGTCGTCCGCTCTCTGCGCACTGCCGACATATCTGTCCCAAAGGCCGGACGATCTCCTCCGCCATCCGCGGCGCGGGTCGAAGCAGGATCGGGAATTCGTTCGAGCGTGTCGGAGCCTTGGCGCGTCTCGTGGGCAAGCGGGCGGTTCGGCGTCGGGAGGGCATCGGGAAAGGCCCATGAACCCGGGACTCACGAAAAGAATTAACCCATTGTTAATGAACAAGGTTTCGCCGCGAAACCTGAACTTCCTTCGGACGGGGCCCCAGACCTCAGGATTTCCGCATCAGGTAGGTGTCCATCACCCACCCATGCCGGGCCCGCGCCGCCTCCCGCGCCTCCACGATCCGCGGCGAAACCTCGTCCAGCGGCCCGCTCAGCAGGATCTCCTCGGGCATCCCCAGGAACGCCCCCCACCAGATCCGCAGGCCCTGTCCCGTCAGCCTACTGAACGAGCACTCCCCGTCCAGCACCACCACCACGCTCTCCGCCCCCTCGGGCCAGCCGCCGTCCCGCAGTCGACGGCCCGTGGTCACGAGAATCCGTCCGTTCACCGTGTTCAGCGGCACCCCATGCGCGGCTGTCAGGGCCTGCACCGCCGTGATCCCGGGGATCACCCGCACTGCTCCAACCGGCACCAGCCGGGCGGCGATTCGCATCGTGCTGTCGTAGAAGGAGGGGTCGCCCCAGACCAGCAGGGCTATTTCGGCGGCGTCTCCGGCGGCGGCGGTCCAGCGGGTTGCGATTTCGTCATGCCAGCGTTCGACCCGTTCAAGGTATGGCAGGGCTTCGTCCCGGACGGGATAGTCGAAGAAGGCCACGCGGGCAGAGACCCCGGCCCGCTCCAGCAGCTTCAGGCGGATCTCGGCGAGGTCGTCCTTCTCGGCCTTGCGGGGCACGAGGATCACGTCCGCCGACCGCAGCGCCGCCTGCCCGTCCAGCGTCATGTGTCCCAGACTGCCCGTCCCGATGCCCACAAGGACCACACGTTCGATCATCGGCAGGTCCTTTCAGAGAGGAGACGGGCAAAGGCGGCGCATGTCGCCTGCCTGCCCTCGGTCGGGCAGAAAGGGCCTGTCGCAGCCGGCACGAAGGTCGGATGGTCGTTCATCGGGCGGACCTCTCGCAAAACGCCATGGATCGTCACGCCCGCCCGTTCGCGATCTGACACGGAGAAGGAGGCGGTTGCGCCGTCAGGGCCGGTCGGATGGAGCATCATCGGTCCGCGCCCTCGGGAGGTTCTTGAAGACCGGCGCAAGGCGTCTGCCGGGCCGTGGTCCGCTGGCGGAGGGAGGATGGCACGCCGTCCACACGGGGCGGCGGTCGAATGGAAACCCATCGGTCGGCGCCCTCGGATGGTCCTGAAAGACCGACGCAAGGCATCTGCCGGGCCTTGGTCCGCTGGTGGAGGGAGGATGGCACGCCGTCCGCACGGGGCAGCGGTCGGTCTCCCGCATTTCGGCAACGGGCTTGGTGCGTCGCGCCGAAAGACCCCGGATCGTGCGGGCGAGGGGACGTGTCGGTCCGCGCGCCGGCGGCCCATGGGACCACCGGTCCCGCCGCACGGCATGCGCGATACGGTGGACATATCCCGCAGTCCGGTGCAGTCACGCGCCCCGAAGCGCCCCGGCCCGATCACCTCTCACACCTCCGCAAGGGAGCCGTAGAGGATAAGGGCGGCCTTGGTGCCCTTCTCGGCGGCCAGTTGCTCGGCCAGGGCGCCCACGGTCGTGCGGGTGATGGTCTGGCCCGGACCGCTGACCTCTTCGGCGAGGATCGCGGGCGTGGAGGCCGGCAGGCCGCGCGCTTCGAGCATGGCGAAGAGGCGCGGGAAGGTGCCCTTGCCCATGAAGATCACCGTGGAGGCCATCGGATCTGCCAGCGCGTCGAGGTTCAGGTCCTCGGGCAGCGCACCCGAAACGTCGTGGCCGGTGACGAACTGCACCCGCCGCGCGGTCAGGCGGCGGGTCAGCGGGATGCCCGCCGCAGCCGCTGCCGCCACGGCGGAGGGGACACCGGGAATGATCTCGTAGGGGATGCCCGCAGCCTTGAGCGCCGTCAGCTCTTCTTCCAGCCGCCCGAAGATGCCGCTGTCGCCGGACTTCAGCCGCACGATGCGCTGGCCGGTCAGCGCGTAGTCCACCAGCAGGCGCGACACGTGGTCCTGTTTCGGCGAGGGCCGCCCGGCGCGCTTGCCCACACCCACGAGGTCCGCGCCCTGCCGTGCGTGCCCGAGGATCGGGCCAGAGGAGAGGTCGTCGAACAGTACCGCGTCGGCCCGTTTCAGGCGATCCACGGCCTTCAGGGTCAGAAGCTCCGGATCGCCGGGACCGGACCCCACGAAACTGACAAAGCCGGTCATGCCATGCCCCCTTCGCCGGTGATGAGATGGAAGAACGTCCCCGACACGTGGCCCCTGACAGAGCCGGTTTCGACCACCGGGTTGCCATCCGCGTCGAAGACCTGCGCCAGCGGCGCGTCGGGCTGTTCGAGGATGGTGGAATAGTGGAATTCGTGGCCGCGCAGCGCCATGCCGGGGGTGAAACCGGGCATCCCCGCCTGCAATACGGCGCGGCGGTAGCCGAGGTGGAACTTGCGCTTCTCGTAGGAGGTGACGAGCCCCAGCAGCCCGGCCATCCGGTGCGTGGTGCCGTCCTTGTCGGTCAGCGCCTCGCCAAGCGCCATGTAGCCCCCGCACTCGCCGTGCACGGGGCGGGTTTCGGCGTGGCGGCGCAGCGCCGTTCCGAAGCGGTCGGCAGCCGCCAGACGGCCCGCGTGCAGTTCGGGGTAGCCGCCGGGCAGCCAGACGAGATCGGCGTCCTGTGCGGGGGCTTCGTCCGCGAGGGGAGAGAACGGCAGGATCTCGGCCCCGGCCTCGCGCCAGCCCTTCAGGATGTGCGGATAGGTGAAGGAAAACGCGGCGTCCTGCGCAAGCGCGATGCGTTGCGCGGGCGGCGGCGGCAGGCGCATCGGTCCCGTAGGGCGGGGTTCACGCCGCCCTGCCGCAAGGATCGCGTCGAGGTCGACATGGGCGCGCAGGAAATCGGCATAGCCCGCGATGGCGGCGTCGAGGTCGGGATGCTCGACCGCCTGCACCAGCCCGAGGTGGCGCTCCGGCAGGGTCAGGTCGCCGCGCCGGGGCAGCACGCCCAGCACGTTCAGGCCCGCGCGCTCCATTCCCAGCCGGGTGAGGCGTTCGTGACGCGGCGAGGCCACGCGGTTCAGGATCACGCCCGCGAAGGGCAGATCCGGCATGTAGGTGGAAAACCCCAGCGCGGTCGCCGCCGCCGACTGCGCCTGCCCGCCCACGTCGAGCACCAGCACCACCGGCCAGCCGAAGCGCCGCGCGGTTTCGGCGGAGGAGCCGAAGCCCGACTG is a genomic window containing:
- a CDS encoding cobyrinate a,c-diamide synthase, which codes for MKGVLVSAPSSGTGKTTVMLGLLRALADDGVKVQPFKSGPDYIDPAFHRAACGRDSFNLDTWAMDGALLDALASEAAEADFCVAEGSMGLYDGVATEGQSGFGSSAETARRFGWPVVLVLDVGGQAQSAAATALGFSTYMPDLPFAGVILNRVASPRHERLTRLGMERAGLNVLGVLPRRGDLTLPERHLGLVQAVEHPDLDAAIAGYADFLRAHVDLDAILAAGRREPRPTGPMRLPPPPAQRIALAQDAAFSFTYPHILKGWREAGAEILPFSPLADEAPAQDADLVWLPGGYPELHAGRLAAADRFGTALRRHAETRPVHGECGGYMALGEALTDKDGTTHRMAGLLGLVTSYEKRKFHLGYRRAVLQAGMPGFTPGMALRGHEFHYSTILEQPDAPLAQVFDADGNPVVETGSVRGHVSGTFFHLITGEGGMA
- the cobA gene encoding uroporphyrinogen-III C-methyltransferase; translation: MTGFVSFVGSGPGDPELLTLKAVDRLKRADAVLFDDLSSGPILGHARQGADLVGVGKRAGRPSPKQDHVSRLLVDYALTGQRIVRLKSGDSGIFGRLEEELTALKAAGIPYEIIPGVPSAVAAAAAAGIPLTRRLTARRVQFVTGHDVSGALPEDLNLDALADPMASTVIFMGKGTFPRLFAMLEARGLPASTPAILAEEVSGPGQTITRTTVGALAEQLAAEKGTKAALILYGSLAEV
- the cobF gene encoding precorrin-6A synthase (deacetylating), with protein sequence MIERVVLVGIGTGSLGHMTLDGQAALRSADVILVPRKAEKDDLAEIRLKLLERAGVSARVAFFDYPVRDEALPYLERVERWHDEIATRWTAAAGDAAEIALLVWGDPSFYDSTMRIAARLVPVGAVRVIPGITAVQALTAAHGVPLNTVNGRILVTTGRRLRDGGWPEGAESVVVVLDGECSFSRLTGQGLRIWWGAFLGMPEEILLSGPLDEVSPRIVEAREAARARHGWVMDTYLMRKS